The following is a genomic window from Methanolinea sp..
TTGGTACCGGCAATGCGGAAATCTGTGTGGTAACCGCCAGATTCCCGATGCGAGCGACATTAGTGTGCACAATCACCGAGAATTCTGGTTGATCCTGCCAGAGGCCACTGCTATCGGGGTTCGACTAAGCCATGCGAGTCGAGAGGTGCAAGACCTCGGCGCACTGCTCAGTAACACGTGGATAACCTACCCTCAGGAGGGGGATAACCCCGGGAAACTGGGGATAATACCCCATAGTCCAGGGACGCTGGAATGCCCCCTGGTCGAAAGGTCCGCCGCCTGAGGATGGGTCTGCGGCCGATTAGGTAGTTGTTGGGGTAACGGCCCAACAAGCCTTTGATCGGTACGGGTTGTGAGAGCAAGAGCCCGGAGATGGATTCTGAGACACAAATCCAGGCCCTACGGGGCGCAGCAGGCGCGAAAACTTTACAATGCGAGAAATCGTGATAAGGGAACCCCGAGTGCCCGTAAAGTCGGGCTGTTCACCAGCGTAAAAAACTGGTGGAGAAAGGGCCGGGCAAGACCGGTGCCAGCCGCCGCGGTAATACCGGCGGCTCGAGTGGTGGCCACTATTACTGGGCTTAAAGCGTCCGTAGCTGGATTGTTAAGTCTCTTGGGAAATCCGCCGGCTTAACCGGCGGGCGTTCAGGAGATACTGGCAATCTAGGGACCGGGAGAGGTGAGAGGTACTCCAGGGGTAGGAGTGAAATCCTGTAATCCTTGGGGGACCACCTGTGGCGAAGGCGTCTCACTAGAACGGCTCCGACAGTGAGGGACGAAAGCTGGGGGAGCAAACCGGATTAGATACCCGGGTAGTCCCAGCTGTAAACGATGCGCGTTAGGTGTATCGGTGACCACGAGTCATCGAGGTGCCGAAGGGAAACCGTGAAACGTGCCGCCTGGGAAGTACGGTCGCAAGGCTGAAACTTAAAGGAATTGGCGGGGGAGCACCACAACGGGTGGAGCCTGCGGTTTAATTGGACTCAACGCCGGGAAGCTCACCGGATAAGACAGCTGGATGATAGCCGGGCTGAAGACTCTGCTTGACTAGCTGAGAGGAGGTGCATGGCCGTCGTCAGTTCGTACTGTGAAGCATCCTGTTAAGTCAGGCAACGAGCGAGACCCACGCCAACAGTTGCCAGCGTATCCTCCGGGATGACGGGGACACTGTTGGGACCGCCTCTGCTAAAGAGGAGGAAGGAATGGGCAACGGTAGGTCAGCATGCCCCGAATTATCCGGGCTACACGCGGGCTACAATGGTCAGGACAATGGGTATCGACACCGAGAGGTGAAGGCAATCTCATAAACCTGATCGTAGTTCGGATTGTGGGCTGCAACTCGCCCACATGAAGCTGGAATCCGTAGTAATCGCGTTTCAAAATAGCGCGGTGAATATGTCCCTGCTCCTTGCACACACCGCCCGTCAAACCACCCGAGTGGGGTCTTGATGAGGCTGCGGTCGTCGCCGCGGTCGAATCTAGGTTCCGCAAGGGGGGTTAAGTCGTAACAAGGTAGCCGTAGGGGAATCTGCGGCTGGATCACCTCCTAACGATTATTCGGGGAGGCGGTTGCCAGACAGACTGCACAATTGCCGGTGCCGACAAGGACAGAGGGCTCATAGCTCAGCTGGAAGAGCGCGGCGTTTGCAACGCCGAGGCCATGGGTTCGAATCCCATTGAGTCCACTGCCGTGAAGGAAAGCCCTCGCAGGGCGCCTTCGCGGGGAAGATGCACCTGGAGATGCGAGTCACCAGGGAAGGGCTGAAGGTCATGCTGACCTGAAGAGGCCGTGTACAGGTTTGCACCAAGGACGTTACATGGGTTTGACGGGGCACCGGAAAGTAAGCCTGTCAGTGGATGGCTCGGTTCGAGTGCCGAAGAAGGGCGTGCCAAGCTGCGATAAGCTCCGGGGAGACGCAGGGAGTCTTTGATCCGGAGATACCCTAATGGGACCTCCCCACACTTCGGTGTGAGTCCGTTGAGGACGGGGAACGCCCCGAATTGAAACATCTTAGTAGGGGCAGGAGGAGAAATCAACCGAGATGTCGTGAGTAGAGGCGATCGAAAACGACAGAGTTCAAACCGAATCCCGCAAGGGAGATGTGGTGTTGCAAGCCCACCGTCCGGCACCTCGACGCGAAGCGGAAGTCATCTGGAACGATGCACCATAGGGGGTGACAGTCCCGTACGCGTATGCCGAGAGGGCCTGGTGGTGTCTTGAGTACCGTGGGTTGGGATTCTCGCGGGAATCCGGGGGTCACCGACCTCCAAAACTAAATACACCTCGAAACCGATAGCGAAGTAGTAGCGTGAGCGAAAGCTGAAAAGTAACCCTGGAAAGGTGGTGAAAAGCGCCTGAAATTGACAGGTGACGGTGGGTTGCGGCGCGAAAGGATCTTCCACGCGAAGGAACCCGTCGCGAGGCGGTAGTACGGGCGTGGTTGCCGGTGTCGCAACGTACGTTTTGAAGAACGGGCCAGAGAGTTTATCCTATTGGCAAGGTTAACCGAAGAGGGAAGCCGCAGGGAAACCAACAGGTCCGTAGCGAAAGCATGGGACGGCGTATTAAAAGTGCGCGGAGTCAATAGGATAAGACCCGAAGCCTAGTGATCTATGCGTGGGCAGGTTGAAGCGCGTCGAAAGGCGCGTGGAGGACCGCAAGCGGTGTTGATATGCAAATCACTCGCGTGACCTGCGTATAGGAGTGAAAGATTCATCGAACTGGGCATCAGCTGGTTCCTCTCGAAACATGCCGCAGCATGACCTGGCCGGAGATCGATGGTGAGGTAGAGCACCGATTGGGGGAGCTGGGGGAGAAATCCCTCACCCTCCTGTCGAACTCCAAACTCCCCATCATCCTAGATGGCCGGCAGTCCGGGCTACGGGGTAAGCTTGTAGTCCGTAAGGGAGACAACCCAGACCGTGGTTAATGTCCCTCAATGTAGGCTAAGTGTAAACACTGAAAGTGGTCCTAGGTCAAAGACAACTGGGAGGTGAGCTCAGAAGCAGCTATCCTTTAAAAAGTGCGTAACAGCTTACCAGTCAAGATCTAGGGCGCTGAAAATGGACGGGGCTCAAGCCTACTACAGAGACCACGGAGCACCGCGAGGTGATCTCGTAGAGAGGCGTTCTGCATGGGCAGAAGCTGGGGCGTAAGGTCCAGTGGACCGTGCAGAATTGAGAATTCTGGCAGTAGTAGAAGCATAGTTGGGTGAAAATCCCAACCGCCGCAGGGGCTAGGTTTCCTCGGCAATGTTCGTCAGCCGAGGGTTAGTCGGTCCTAAGGTGCACCGTAACTCGAGTGCATCGAAAGGGAAACAGGTTAATATTCCTGTACCGTCCGTCTGAAGCGATAAGCCCTGACGCTTCGGGATATGTCAGGCGGGACCGTCGTCCCGTCCAAGCATCAGAAACCTGTGGAGTACCGTAATGGTGAGAAGCGGGTGAATGTGTGATGGGGTAACCTGACAAATTCCTGGAGCCCGTGAAAAGGGAGACGGCGTCCGTACCGAGAACCGACACAGGTGCCCCTCGCTGAAGAGGCGAAGGCGTGTCGGAGCGAATTGTGTTAAGGGAACTCGGCAAATTGGCCCCGTAACTTCGGGAGAAGGGGTGCCTGCCTGGAGATCAGGCAGGTCGCAGTGACCAGGGAGCTCTAACTGTCTAATAACAACATAGGTGACTGCAACTCGGAAACGACTAGTATAGTCACTGATTCCTGCCCAGTGCGAGTATCTGAATACCGGGTTCAACCGGACGAAGGACTCGTAAACGGCGGGGGTAACTATGACCCTCTTAAGGTAGCGTAGTACCTTGTCGCTTAATTGGCGACTTGCATGAATGGACTAATGAGAGCTCTACTGTCCCTAACACAAGCCCGTTGAACCTTTTGTCCTAGTGCAGAGACTAGGGACTCCTATTGGGAAGTGAAGACCCCGTGGAGCTTTACTGCAGCCTGTCGCTGAACTACGGTATTACATGCGCAGTGTAGATGGGAGGCGTTTGATCCGTTCCTTTCGGGGGACGGGGAGCCGACAATGAGACACCATCCTTGTTTTACTGTAGTTCTCACTCTCACGAGGACAACGATAGGTGGGCAGTTTGGGTGGGGCGCCACACCCTCGAAAGTGTATCAAGGGTGCCCAAAGGTCAACTCATGTGAGTCAGAAACTCACAGAAGAGTGTCAAGAGCAAAAGTTGGCCTGACGCGATTGCGCAAAGCAAGCAATCGCGAGAGGAAACTCAGGTCTAGCGAACCAATATGCCCTGTTGGTGAGGGCTATTGACGACAGAAAAGCTACCCCGGGGATAACAGAGTCGTCGCCGGCAAGAGCACATATCGACCCGGCGGCTTGCTACCTCGATGTCGGTTCTTTCCATCCTGGCTGTGCAGCAGCAGCCAAGGGTGAGGTTGTTCGCCTATTAAAGGGGATCGTGAGCTGGGTTTAGACCGTCGTGAGACAGGTCGGTTACTATCTAATAGGAGTGCGCGGAGTCTGAGGGTAAGAATGGAATAGTACGAGAGGAACTTCCATTCGGCGCCTCTAGTGTATCGGTTGTCCGACAGGGCATCGCCGAGCAGCCACGCGCCAAGGGATAAAAGCTGAAAGCATCTAAGCTTGAAACCCCACCCGAAAAGAGACTCCGTTGAGGACACGGGTACAAGACCCGCTTGATAGGCCTGGGATGTACGCACGAAGGCAACGACGTGTTCAGTCCGCAGGTACTAACGTCCAAATCCCGGTGCTCGTACTCGTCAGACCCAGACGAAATCCTTGCGTGCAAACCAACAAGCCTTATGTACTATCCGGACGTATATCATAAGGCACTACACGGCTGCCAAGGTGGCGGAGCGGCTACGCGGTTGACTGCAGATCAACTACACTCCGGTTCAAATCCGGACCTTGGCTTTGGGTGATAGCGGCCACAGCAGTCGGGAAACACCTGGACCCATCCCGAACCCAGCAGTTAAGCCGACTCACGTGGGTTGTTGTACTGAGGTACGCGAGTCCTCGGGAAGCACCCTCGCTGCCATCACCCTTCTTGGAAGAAAATGAACTCTCCGTTTCTCACGAGAATCGATCGAAGAGCGGATGCCATCGTCGTTGGCAGTTTACCGGAACACGGAAGACAATACCCCACGCGGCGTCACACCTCCCGCGGCGAGACGAGGGGAGAGGCAGGGGGCGACCCTCCCGTGAACATCTCGAGGTACTCCGCGCAGAGGCGGAATGCCCCGGCAACCAATTCGCGCGGGACACCCGGCGCGCCGCAGGAGACGATGTGGACATTCTCCGTCTCCCTCGTCACCTTTGTCCCGTCCGAATCGCGGTACGGGTACACGGCGACGATGCTCTCCCCGTCAACAACGACGAGCTGGTTCCGGCGGAGCACGAGGGGCTTTTCCATCCCTATCCCGAGGAACAGCTCCCCGTCCCGGGCAAACCTCATCGAGAGCTCTCCCTCCAGCCTGTCGGCATCGAACGCGGCAATCGGAACCCCGCTCTCCGCTGACACGATGTTGTAGATGTCAACGACGGGGTTGATCTCGGGCAGGCCTTTCCCCGAGAGGATCCTCCGGACCAGCGCTTCCGAGGCAGGGCGGACCTTCGTCGGGTCGACGCCGACGCTCCAGAAAAAATCGCGGTATGCCCTGAAGACAGGGTCGTCCTTCACCTCTTCGAGGGTGAAGCGCGCGCGTATCCTCTTTTCAGCCTCCTCCCTGAACGCGACGAGGCCGGGAATGTCCCTCCTGTTGTCGATGGACCTGACCGTGCCCTCGACGACGGAGAGGCCGGGAAACCTCTCCAGTACTTCCCGAGAGAACTCCATGCATTCCCATTACGGGCGGAAAGAGAAATACCGTTCCATCCGGAAACGGGAGTGGACGGGCGGGGGAGAGAGTGGAGTTTCCCTCTCAAGGCCCGGGTCCCCAGCGGACCCCGGATTCCCCGGTATATTTCCCGCTTTGTATCTCTGTCCTGTCCCGCCCGAGTGCTGCCCCCCCGGCGGAAAATATTTTTATGTCCGCGTCCCGATCACGCACTGTCCACGAAGTGGGGGTGAGCGAAGAGTGCCGACCGACCCGGTCTGCTACACGGTTATCGACGAGAACGAGGCATCGTTCCGGAGCACGTACGGCGGGCAGGAGTTCTTCTTCTGCTCGGATTTCTGCAGGAGGAAATTCGAGGAAAATCCCGCGCGCTACGCGAAACTGGCCCGGTCGATGGACATCGGGCCGGACATCAGCTGCTGAAGGGATCACGTCCCGCGGGGCATTGGCTTCTTCCGCGGGACATCTGTTACTTGCTGATCGGGATCCCGCTCCCGTCCTCTATCTTAACCTTCCGTGAGAGACCCGGTGTGAGTTACTTCCCGGGAGCCGTGTCGCCATCCCCACGATCCTGTTCTCCCCTCCCCCAAAGACTGGGAAAAATTTCGCACTTATCGCCACGTTTATGCGAAATCGGTGAGAAGGTTGGATTCATGCGTGGGAGAAACCCCCTTGGTATCCTGCTCGCCGTGGCCGTTATCGGCGCAGTTCTCGCGGCGGGCTGCACGGG
Proteins encoded in this region:
- a CDS encoding YHS domain-containing protein is translated as MPTDPVCYTVIDENEASFRSTYGGQEFFFCSDFCRRKFEENPARYAKLARSMDIGPDISC
- a CDS encoding phenylalanine--tRNA ligase beta subunit-related protein, translating into MEFSREVLERFPGLSVVEGTVRSIDNRRDIPGLVAFREEAEKRIRARFTLEEVKDDPVFRAYRDFFWSVGVDPTKVRPASEALVRRILSGKGLPEINPVVDIYNIVSAESGVPIAAFDADRLEGELSMRFARDGELFLGIGMEKPLVLRRNQLVVVDGESIVAVYPYRDSDGTKVTRETENVHIVSCGAPGVPRELVAGAFRLCAEYLEMFTGGSPPASPLVSPREV